From Longimicrobiaceae bacterium, one genomic window encodes:
- the recN gene encoding DNA repair protein RecN: MLSELRIRNFALIDRLSVRLGPGLNVLTGETGAGKSIIVGALSLLLGERASADVVRAGEERASVEGVFDVTGRDDLLRELDERGLEAEDGLVVLKREVAVEGRNRAWINGSPVTASVLGDLGRALVDLHGQHEHQTLLRRDEQRAILDAYAGNEAALAAVSAAHRAHGALRRELDALEERRRSAGERADFLRFQADEIEKASLKPGEEEELEDEARRLSHSEELTALSASLHQALSAADSSVVSRLGSLNRSVDQLVRIDGSQEGMRELYDTAYYALQEMGERMERYGATVEHDPARLDEIRRRLDLIFRLKSKYGDTLEEVVEKGRAARAELDLLDGAEFEMSGLRKRIAAAAAELDERAAELTGRRTEAMERLAGEVNAVLPELGMAGGGFQAVRIPLGAPTAHGAEEVEFRVALNKGFDPKPISQVASGGELSRLMLALKTILARLDSVPTLIFDEVDTGIGGRVALQVGDKMREVAASHQVFAITHLPQIASRAHLHLLVLKQERDGKTTTEVRPLDADGRVQEIARMLGGDSDSAVSLEHARELIGRAVAV, from the coding sequence ATGCTTTCCGAGCTGCGCATACGCAACTTCGCCCTGATCGACCGCCTGTCGGTGCGGCTGGGCCCTGGGCTCAACGTGCTCACGGGCGAGACCGGCGCCGGCAAGTCGATCATCGTGGGCGCCCTCTCGCTGCTGCTGGGCGAGCGCGCCAGCGCCGACGTGGTACGCGCCGGCGAGGAGCGCGCGTCGGTAGAAGGCGTGTTCGACGTGACCGGCCGCGACGACCTGCTGCGCGAGCTGGACGAGCGCGGGCTGGAGGCGGAAGACGGTCTGGTGGTGCTCAAGCGCGAGGTGGCGGTGGAGGGGCGCAACCGCGCCTGGATCAACGGTTCACCCGTCACCGCGTCGGTGCTCGGCGACCTGGGCCGCGCGCTCGTGGACCTGCACGGCCAGCACGAGCACCAGACGCTGCTGCGGCGAGACGAGCAGCGCGCCATCCTCGATGCGTACGCCGGCAACGAGGCCGCGCTCGCCGCCGTCTCCGCCGCGCACCGTGCCCACGGCGCGCTCCGCCGCGAGCTGGACGCGCTGGAGGAGCGCCGCCGCAGCGCGGGCGAGCGCGCCGACTTCCTCCGCTTCCAGGCCGACGAGATCGAGAAGGCGTCGCTCAAGCCCGGCGAAGAGGAGGAGCTGGAAGACGAGGCGCGCCGCCTCTCGCACTCCGAGGAGCTGACGGCGCTCTCCGCGTCGCTGCACCAGGCCCTCTCCGCCGCGGACAGCTCGGTCGTGAGCCGCCTGGGCTCGCTCAACCGCTCGGTCGACCAACTGGTGCGCATCGACGGGTCGCAGGAGGGCATGCGCGAGCTGTACGACACCGCGTACTACGCGCTCCAGGAGATGGGCGAGCGCATGGAGCGCTACGGCGCCACGGTGGAGCACGACCCTGCGCGGCTGGACGAGATCCGCCGCAGGCTGGACCTCATCTTCCGGCTCAAGTCGAAGTACGGCGACACGCTGGAGGAGGTGGTCGAGAAAGGCCGCGCCGCCCGCGCCGAGCTGGACCTGCTGGACGGCGCCGAGTTCGAGATGAGCGGCCTGCGCAAGCGCATCGCCGCCGCCGCCGCGGAGCTGGACGAGCGTGCGGCGGAGCTGACCGGGCGTCGCACCGAGGCCATGGAGCGCCTAGCGGGCGAGGTCAACGCGGTGCTGCCCGAGCTGGGGATGGCGGGCGGCGGCTTCCAGGCCGTGCGCATCCCGCTCGGCGCGCCCACGGCACACGGCGCCGAGGAGGTGGAGTTCCGCGTGGCGCTGAACAAGGGCTTCGATCCCAAGCCCATCTCGCAGGTCGCCTCCGGCGGCGAGCTGTCGCGCCTCATGCTGGCGCTGAAGACGATCCTGGCGCGCCTCGACTCCGTCCCCACGCTCATCTTCGACGAGGTGGACACGGGCATCGGCGGGCGCGTGGCGCTGCAGGTGGGCGACAAGATGCGGGAGGTGGCGGCGAGCCATCAGGTGTTCGCCATCACCCACCTTCCGCAGATCGCCTCTCGCGCGCACCTGCACCTGCTCGTACTCAAGCAGGAGCGCGACGGCAAGACTACCACCGAGGTCCGCCCGCTCGACGCCGACGGCCGCGTGCAGGAGATCGCCCGCATGCTCGGCGGCGACTCGGACAGCGCGGTATCGCTCGAGCACGCCCGCGAGCTCATCGGCCGCGCCGTAGCCGTCTAG